The sequence AGAACGCCGGGATGGCGATGTCGAAGGTCTCGCCACGCTTGTTGCGCATCGTGTAGTGCCCGACCATGATGCCTGATGGCGTCGAGAGCGGGCAGCCAGACGTATATTGATAGCTGTCGCCGGGATTGAGTTCGGGCTGGTCGCCGACGACGCCCGGGCCGCGCACTTCCTCGACCCGGCCGGCGCCGTCGGTGATGTGCCAGTAGCGTGACAGAAGCTGCACGAATTCGTCCGACTGATTGTCGATCGTTATCTGATAGCCCCAGACATAGCGGTTCTCGGAAGGATCGGAGCGATCCTCGAGGTAGAACGGCCTGACCTGCACTTCGATGTTGCGCGTGACGGCGCGGTACATAAGCGGCTCCAAAACAGTCAGAGCATGATCCCGAAAAGTGGGAACCGGTTTTCTCGGAAAAACGGGTTTCCGTTTGTCCAGAGATCATGATCAAACCAACAGAACTTTCGGCGCTCCCGGCGAGCGGGTCAACGTGCGCGTCTTGTCGCGCCTCGTCTTGAAACGCAGGTGCCGGCAAAGAATGTCATTTAAGTGACACATGACAATGGTGGTGTGCACGCACCGGGCGACTCGGCGCTCTGTCGAACTGTTGAAAACGGCCACGATGCGGCCGTCTCTTCTGGAGTGACCAGATCTCGATGGAACTCACTCTCATAGCCGCCTCGCTTTCGATCGCTCTTATCCTTTCAAACGCCGCCAGCATCCTGCTCGCCGCCTCACAGCTGAAACGGCGCACCACGATCGCGCGGCCAGTCCGCAAATCGCCGCCAGTATCGATCGTCATACCGTCGCGCGGCGTCGAGCCGTTCACGCAGGAGACGCTGGAGCGCGCCTTCTCACTCGAGTGGCCGCGCTACGAACTGATCTTCTGCGTTGCCCATGGCGACGACCCGGTGGTCAGGTTGATCCGGGCCGCCATTGGCCGCTTTCCAAAAGTGCCGGCCCGGCTGTTGATCGGCGACGACCGCGTCAGCGCCAATCCCAAGCTCAACAATTGCGTCAAGGGCTGGGAAGCCGCGCGGCACAACTGGGTCGTCCTGGCCGACTCCAACGTGCTGATGCCGAGAGACTACATCCAGCATCTGATGGCGGCGTGGCGGCCGGATACCGGCCTTGTCTGCTCGACGCCGATCGGCTCGCGGCCGGAGGGCTTCTGGGCCGAGGTCGAATGCGCCTTCCTCAACACGCTGCAGGCCCGCTGGCAGTATGCTGGCGAGGCGCTCGGCCTTGGCTTTGCCCAGGGCAAGAGCATGCTGTGGAACAAGCCGATGCTGGATGCCAATGGCGGCATCCGCGCGCTGGCCGCTGAAATCGCCGAGGACGCCGCCGCAACCAAGCTGGTCAATGGGCTTGGCCTGCGAGTCAATCTTGTCGCGGCACCCTTCGAGCAGCCGCTTGGCCGGCGCACGCTGGACGCGATCTGGTCGCGCCAGGCTCGCTGGGCGCGCCTGCGCCGCGTCACCTTCCCGCTGTTCTTCGCGCCGGAAATCCTGACTGGCGCGGTGGTGCCGTTGATGCTTGCACTGGTTGCGGCGGCAAGCGCCGGCTTCAGCCTGCCGCTGACGGCCATCGCCGTGCTGGCCGCCTTCTACCTTCCGGAATGCGCCCTGGCATGGTCCAAGGGCTGGCACCTGTCGCCGCGCACGGTCGCGGCGATGATTGCGCGGGACTTGATGGTCCCAGCTATGTGGGCACGCGGCTGGCTTGGCGGCGCCGTCGACTGGCGCGGCAATGCGATGACCATCGGCACCAAGGCGGCCGAACTGGAAGAGGCGTCGTCGCGCGCCTGATCGCGGCGCCGACGCCGCTGCCTCGACGGCTCCCTATTTGGCGGCCTTCAGCGCCTGCGCGATATCTTCCAGAAGGTCGTCGGTATCCTCCAGGCCGACCGACAGCCTGAGCGTGCCCGGCCCGATGCCGAGTTCGGCGCGCGCCTCGTCGCTCAAATTCTTGTGGGTGGTCGTCGCCGGATGGGTGATCAGGCTCTTGGCGTCGCCGAGATTGTTGGAGATCAGCACAATATCGAGCGCGTTCTGCAGGGCGAAGGCCGCCTGCTTGCCGCCTTTGACGTCGAGGCAGATAAGTGTCGAGCCGCCCGACATCTGCTTCTTGACGATCTCGGCCTGCGGATGGTCGGCGCGGCCGGGATAGATGACGCGGGCGATCTGCGGCTGCTCGGCCAGGAAATCGGCGATCTTGCCGGCGCTCTCCGTTTGCTGGCGCACGCGCAGCGGCAGCGTCTCCAGGCCCTTCAGCAGCGTCCAGGCGTTGAAGGGCGACAGGCTAGGGCCGGTGTGGCGGAAATAGTCATGCAGATTCTCGTCGATCCACTTCTTGTCCGACAGGATCACGCCGCCGAGACAGCGGCCCTGGCCGTCGATGTGCTTGGTTGCCGAATAGACGACGATATGCGCGCCGAGCTGCAACGGCTTCTGCTGCAGGGGCGTGGCGAAGACATTGTCGACGACAAGCCGCGCGCCGATCGAGTTGGCGAGCGCAGCCACGGCGGCGATGTCGACCACTTCCAATGTCGGGTTGGTAGGGCTTTCCAGGAAGAACAGCTTGGTGTTGGGCCTGACCACCTTTTCCCAGTTGGCGATATCGGTGCCGTCGACGAGCGTCGCCTCGATGCCGTAGCGCGGCGCCAGCGTCTCGACCACCCAGCGGCAGGAGCCGAACAGCGCGCGCGCCGCTACGATGTGGTCACCGGTCTTGACGCTGCACAGAAGCGCCGCCGTCACGGCCGCCATGCCCGATGCCGTGGCGCGCGCGTCCTCCGCGCCTTCCAGCGCGCACATGCGCTTTTCGAACATGTCGACGGTCGGATTGGCGTAGCGCGAATAGATGAAACCGGGTTCCTCGCCCTTGAAACGGGCTTCGGCGGCTTGCGCCGTTTGATAGACATAGCCCTGGGTCAGGTACATTGCCTCGGAGGTCTCGCCGAAGCCTGAACGCAGGGTTCCGCTATGCACGAGTGCTGTCTGAGGCTTCCAGTTGCGCTTCTTGTTGCTCATCGCTTTGTTCCAGACACAAAAAAACCGGCCGCGAAAGTCGCAACCGGTCCATACGGCCTCGCGGCCAACGGTCCTTTAGCGACTTGTTTAACGTGGCTGCAAGCCGACCGGCCAAATCACCACGGGATAACGACCCTTTAGACCCGTACCACGCTTGCGTCAATTGCCGGCTTCATTAAGAGGTTTGTACCAGGCAGGTTCCGCAAAACTGTTCCATGTTTTGCGGCGAGAACCTGCTGCAGGAAAATCGTCTGGCCTAGGAGCGGAGCCTTGCGGCAGACAGGCATTCTTCCCGATCAGGACATCTCGGCGCTGTTCCAGTCCGGCGCGCTGAAGTCGCCGCGCGCGCTCGAC comes from Mesorhizobium japonicum MAFF 303099 and encodes:
- a CDS encoding O-succinylhomoserine sulfhydrylase; the encoded protein is MSNKKRNWKPQTALVHSGTLRSGFGETSEAMYLTQGYVYQTAQAAEARFKGEEPGFIYSRYANPTVDMFEKRMCALEGAEDARATASGMAAVTAALLCSVKTGDHIVAARALFGSCRWVVETLAPRYGIEATLVDGTDIANWEKVVRPNTKLFFLESPTNPTLEVVDIAAVAALANSIGARLVVDNVFATPLQQKPLQLGAHIVVYSATKHIDGQGRCLGGVILSDKKWIDENLHDYFRHTGPSLSPFNAWTLLKGLETLPLRVRQQTESAGKIADFLAEQPQIARVIYPGRADHPQAEIVKKQMSGGSTLICLDVKGGKQAAFALQNALDIVLISNNLGDAKSLITHPATTTHKNLSDEARAELGIGPGTLRLSVGLEDTDDLLEDIAQALKAAK
- a CDS encoding ceramide glucosyltransferase, translated to MELTLIAASLSIALILSNAASILLAASQLKRRTTIARPVRKSPPVSIVIPSRGVEPFTQETLERAFSLEWPRYELIFCVAHGDDPVVRLIRAAIGRFPKVPARLLIGDDRVSANPKLNNCVKGWEAARHNWVVLADSNVLMPRDYIQHLMAAWRPDTGLVCSTPIGSRPEGFWAEVECAFLNTLQARWQYAGEALGLGFAQGKSMLWNKPMLDANGGIRALAAEIAEDAAATKLVNGLGLRVNLVAAPFEQPLGRRTLDAIWSRQARWARLRRVTFPLFFAPEILTGAVVPLMLALVAAASAGFSLPLTAIAVLAAFYLPECALAWSKGWHLSPRTVAAMIARDLMVPAMWARGWLGGAVDWRGNAMTIGTKAAELEEASSRA
- the apaG gene encoding Co2+/Mg2+ efflux protein ApaG, which codes for MYRAVTRNIEVQVRPFYLEDRSDPSENRYVWGYQITIDNQSDEFVQLLSRYWHITDGAGRVEEVRGPGVVGDQPELNPGDSYQYTSGCPLSTPSGIMVGHYTMRNKRGETFDIAIPAFSLDLPGTRRTVN